One Silene latifolia isolate original U9 population chromosome 4, ASM4854445v1, whole genome shotgun sequence DNA segment encodes these proteins:
- the LOC141652667 gene encoding transcription factor MYB1R1 yields the protein MTETNTAGGRNEIMLFGVRLVVDSMRKSVSLNNLSQYQHRLDAETDNAKLTAATASNAVIDYASADEAVVHRQSSPTVAAVNRERKRGVPWTEEEHKLFLVGLQKVGKGDWRGISRNYVKTRTPTQVASHAQKYFLRRSNLNRRRRRSSLFDITTDSVPASSSNDQMSKENQSTLMQSSFEEPKVKFTISPSPIYDPTPANSSNMSMMNFDLNTNTNMNTNKNSSSLSLNLSLSMSTETANSTFQVMQGFRNQEGMITVV from the exons atgACGGAAACAAATACCGCTGGCGGACGCAACGAAATTATGTTGTTCGGCGTCCGCCTTGTGGTTGACTCTATGAGAAAAAGTGTTTCTCTTAATAATCTTTCTCAGTATCAACACCGTCTCGATGCCGAAACCGATAACGCTAAGTTAACCGCCGCCACCGCGAGTAACGCTGTTATTGATTACGCTTCCGCTGATGAAGCTGTCGTTCACCGACAATCATCTCCTACTGTCGCTGCTGTTAACCGTGAGCGTAAACGAG GAGTACCGTGGACGGAGGAAGAACACAAGCTGTTCTTAGTTGGATTACAGAAAGTAGGAAAGGGAGATTGGCGAGGTATTTCGAGAAATTACGTCAAAACTCGAACGCCGACTCAAGTGGCTAGTCATGCTCAGAAATACTTTCTTCGTCGGAGTAATCTTAATCGCCGTCGTCGTCGATCTAGTCTCTTTGATATCACTACTGATTCT GTTCCTGCAAGTTCATCAAATGATCAGATGAGTAAAGAGAATCAATCGACATTAATGCAATCGAGTTTTGAAGAGCCAAAGGTTAAATTTACGATATCTCCATCGCCGATCTACGATCCAACTCCAGCTAATAGCAGCAACATGTCAATGATGAACTTCGATCTAAACACGAATACAAACATGAACACGAATAAGAATTCGAGTTCATTGTCACTCAATCTATCTCTGTCTATGTCGACCGAGACGGCTAATTCAACGTTTCAGGTTATGCAAGGTTTCCGTAATCAGGAAGGGATGATTACCGTGGTGTAG